A DNA window from Myripristis murdjan chromosome 19, fMyrMur1.1, whole genome shotgun sequence contains the following coding sequences:
- the rangap1b gene encoding ran GTPase-activating protein 1b — translation MASDDISQLADALSKTHVGDGELSYKGRGLKLDDAGSVEELVREIEQCQGLRALCLEGNTVGVEAAQAIAKALESKDQLQRCLWSDMFTGRLRSEIPTALRCLNSAVMRAGARLTELDLSDNAFGPDGVKGIEQLLRSPSCHSLRELRLNNCGMGIGGGKILAEALIECHKESSALGTPLRLRVFIAGRNRLENEGAVALAQAFQLMGSLEEVHMPQNGINHAGITALASAMRHNPELRVLNLNDNTFTKRGALAMAQALSHLRNVQTINFGDCLVRSEGAVAFAAILREGLPILKELNLSFGEITEAAALVVAQAVMDKPHMEKVDLNGNCLGEDGCEALREAMENMDKGDMLASLSDDEGEPDEDEDEDEDEDEEDEEEDTNGYSNGVEENEEDGKVVRENGVSSKDSSPAKPQSPPEVVSFLRCPSAEKLLQLGEKRSSLGQQVDVSDPDEAADLLLKICSVYSEEPETKRAVLEAVDSMLKKLLSGSALQSCCFLSALLVMMGLLKGEGKSRKVPLVPGQLLCLEHAVQQDYFPLQDASLLHTCLSRSPEALKSCSSARERLSAALEKRCGAKY, via the exons ATGGCCTCGGATGACATCTCACAGCTGGCTGATGCGCTTTCCAAGACCCACGTCGGGGATGGAGAGCTGAGCTATAAAGGCAGAGGACTGAAGCTGGACGACGCAGGGTCAG TGGAGGAGCTGGTCCGTGAGATTGAGCAGTGCCAGGGGCTGAGGGCCTTGTGCTTGGAGGGGAACACAGTCGGAGTGGAGGCGGCACAGGCCATCGCCAAAGCCCTGGAGAGCAAAGATCAGCTGCAG AGATGCCTGTGGAGTGATATGTTCACTGGACGGCTGCGCTCTGAAATCCCGACGGCCCTG AGGTGCCTGAACAGTGCAGTGATGAGAGCAGGGGCCAggctgacagagctggacctcaGCGACAACGCCTTTGGGCCGGACGGCGTGAAGGGCATCgagcagctgctgaggagcCCGTCCTGCCACTCGCTGAGGGAGCTGAGGCTCAACAACTGTGGCATGGGCATCGGAGGGGGCAAG ATCCTGGCTGAAGCTCTGATCGAGTGCCATAAGGAGTCATCGGCTCTCGGCACTCCACTCAGACTGAGAGTGTTCATCGCAGGGAGGAACCGCCTGGAGAACGAAGGAGCTGTCGCACTCGCCCAGGCCTTTCAG CTGATGGGCAGCCTGGAGGAAGTCCACATGCCCCAGAACGGCATCAACCACGCCGGCATAACGGCGCTGGCCTCTGCCATGCGGCACAACCCGGAGCTCCGGGTCCTCAACCTCAACGACAACACTTTCACCAAGAGGGGGGCGCTGGCCATGGCGCAG GCTCTGAGCCACCTGAGGAACGTCCAGACCATCAACTTTGGCGACTGTCTGGTCCGCTCCGAGGGAGCCGTTGCCTTTGCCGCCATTCTGAGGGAGGGACTCCCGATTCTCAAG GAGCTGAATCTGTCGTTTGGAGAGATCACCGAGGCTGCGGCTCTGGTGGTGGCTCAGGCTGTCATGGACAAACCTCACATGGAGAAAGTGGATCTGAATG GAAACTGTCTTGGAGAGGACGGCTGTGAGGCTTTGAGGGAAGCCATGGAGAACATGGACAAAGGAGACATGCTGGCATCACtcag TGATGATGAGGGAGAAcctgatgaggatgaggatgaggatgaagatgaggatgaggaggatgaagaagaggatACAAATGGCTACAGCAATGGAGTGGAAGAAAACGAAGAGGACGGCAAAGTTGTGAGGGAAAATGGAGTTTCAAGTAAAGACAGCAGCCCTGCAAAACCTCAGAGCCCA CCAGAAGTCGTGTCTTTCCTCCGCTGCCCGTCTGCTGAGAAACTTCTGCAgctgggagagaagaggagcagcCTGGGGCAGCAG GTTGATGTGTCCGACCCAGACGAGGCGGCTGATCTCCTCCTGAAGATCTGCTCTGTGTACAGCGAGGAGCCCGAGACCAAGAGAGCCGTTCTGGAGGCCGTCG acTCCATGTTGAAGAAGCTCCTCTCCGGCTCGGCCCTGCAgtcctgctgcttcctgtccgCCCTGCTGGTCATGATGGGACTCCTCAAG GGAGAAGGGAAGTCGAGGAAGGTGCCGCTGGTCCCAGGTCAGCTGCTGTGTCTGGAGCACGCCGTCCAGCAGGACTACTTCCCCCTGCAGGACGCCTCGCTGCTGCACACCTGCCTCTCCAG gAGCCCTGAGGCTCTGAAGTCGTGCAGCAGCGCCAGAGAGAGGCTGAGTGCCGCCCTGGAGAAGAGGTGTGGAGCCAAATACTGA
- the chadlb gene encoding chondroadherin-like b, which yields MYLQLCPDTLRPLLAGLLLLLCVPGAHAAKCPRQCMCDQIQLTVACVNKNLTQVPPTVDEITVKLDLRGNDIQELPTGAFKHTPYLTHLSLQRCNTRTVKEGAFRSLGRLVFLNLANNNIEILYQESFDGLSSLKQLMIDRNRVEEIQPGAFSQLGFLNLLSLTHNQLVYIPNMAFQGLQNIKWLRLSHNSLNYLDTEAFAGLFTLTRLSLDHNELQFFPTETMTRLPEVTRLDLSYNPMTYLGEEAVSMAKLTHLFLDHMSLQDLANTAISKSPSLTHLDLSHNQLRVLQPFSAGSPKLARLNLAGNPIYCNCYLRPLREWAIRSKVKLLGACGGPAHFSGENLDSIHPPELRCQSQEAMLKAEFEEAARITPPPTEEPENKVKCPANCACEGDTHHSSCENRGHTKVPRGFSPDTRLLDLRGNHFHYIPANSFPGVAQVVSLHLQRCKIVEVEGGAFSGMKGLIYLYLSENELSSLSPDAFKGLPQLTYLHLEKNRFTSFPKGAFKLLPGLLALHLENNGITKLEAGTLLGAERLRGLYVSGNAISQVSPRAMDQANDLDTLHLGGNKLKEVPTEALSKAPNLGELRLSGNPIRWIGPNAFQPLTRSLKDLYLDKMGLEKMSRDSLVGLGPRLRSLYLEGNQLEEVPDLHPLTTLEVINLADNPLLCDCPLLPLRMWIEKVNLKVRATCANPPELKGRRVKDVHIFKACPGGESLPSSPTITTTKLSKAPKSTKPKPAHLNYPRQVKMLKARSKLRKGPNPTPAAARKPTRRRVA from the exons ATGTATTTGCAGCTCTGTCCTGACACCTTGCGGCCTCTGCTGGCcggcctgttgctgctgctctgcgtCCCGGGAGCACACGCGGCAAAATGCCCACGGCAGTGCATGTGCGACCAGATCCAGCTCACGGTGGCCTGCGTCAACAAGAACCTGACCCAAGTTCCTCCCACTGTTGACGAG ATCACAGTGAAGCTGGACCTGCGGGGTAATGACATCCAGGAGTTGCCCACCGGGGCGTTCAAACACACCCCCTACCTGACCCACCTGTCCCTGCAGCGCTGCAACACCCGCACGGTGAAGGAGGGAGCTTTCCGCAGCCTGGGACGCCTCGTCTTCCTCAACCTGGCCAACAACAACATTGAGATTCTCTATCAG GAGTCGTTTGACGGCCTTTCCTCGCTCAAGCAGCTCATGATCGACCGAAACCGCGTGGAGGAGATCCAGCCCGGAGCTTTCTCTCAGCTCGGCTTCCTCAACCtgctctccctcacacacaacCAGCTGGTCTACATCCCCAACATGGCCttccag GGTTTGCAGAACATCAAGTGGCTTCGTCTCAGTCACAACTCTCTGAACTACCTGGACACCGAGGCGTTCGCCGGTCTGTTCACCCTCACCCGGCTCAGCCTGGACCACAACGAGCTGCAGTTCTTCCCCACTGAGACCATGACCAG ACTGCCAGAGGTGACCCGCCTGGATCTGAGCTACAATCCCATGACCTACCTGGGGGAGGAGGCGGTGTCCATGGCCAAGCTCACCCACCTCTTCCTGGACCACATGTCCCTGCAGGACCTGGCCAACACAGCCATATCCAAATCCCCCAGCCTGACCCACCTGGACCTCAGCCACAACCAGCTCCGCGTCCTGCAGCCTTTCTCCGCAGGCTCGCCCAAGCTGGCACGCCTCAACTTGGCCGGCAACCCCATCTACTGCAACTGCTACCTGCGGCCCCTGAG GGAGTGGGCGATCCGCAGTAAGGTGAAGCTGCTCGGGGCGTGTGGCGGGCCGGCCCACTTCTCCGGGGAGAATCTGGACTCCATCCACCCTCCAGAGCTGCGCTGTCAGAGCCAGGAGGCCATGCTGAAGGCCGAGTTCGAGGAGGCCGCCAGGATCACGCCGCCGCCCACCGAAGAGCCAGAGAACAAGGTCAAGTGTCCCGCAAACTGCGCCTGCGAG ggCGACACACACCACTCCTCCTGTGAGAACCGCGGTCACACCAAAGTGCCGCGCGGTTTCTCTCCCGACACGCGGCTCCTCGACCTGCGAGGGAACCACTTCCACTACATCCCGGCCAACAGCTTCCCCGGCGTGGCCCAGGTCGTGTCCCTGCACCTGCAGCGCTGCAAGATCGTGGAGGTGGAGGGCGGGGCCTTCAGCGGCATGAAGGGATTAATCTACCTGTACCTGTCCGAGAACGAGCTCTCCTCCCTCAGCCCTGACGCCTTTAAAG GTCTCCCTCAGCTGACGTACCTCCACCTGGAGAAGAACCGCTTCACCAGCTTCCCTAAAGGAGCCTTCAAGCTGCTGCCCGGCCTGCTGGCGCTTCACCTGGAGAACAACGGCATCACCAAGCTGGAGGCGGGCACCCTGCTGGGGGCCGAGAGGCTCAGGGGCCTCTACGTCAGTGGAAACGCCATCAGTCAGGTGTCGCCCCGGGCCATGGATCAGGCCAACGATCTGGACACGCTCCACCTGGGAGGGAATAAGCTGAAGGAGGTTCCCACCGAGGCCCTGAGCAAGGCGCCGAACCTCGGGGAGCTGAGGCTGTCTGGGAATCCCATTCGCTGGATCGGGCCGAACGCTTTCCAGCCTTTAACCAGGTCACTGAAGGACCTGTACCTGGACAAAATGGGACTGGAGAAG atgTCCCGGGACTCCCTGGTGGGTCTGGGTCCGAGGCTTAGGAGTCTTTATCTGGAGGGGAACCAGCTGGAGGAGGTGCCTGACCTCCACCCTCTGACCACCCTGGAGGTCATCAACCTGGCCGACAACCCTCTGCTGTGTGACTGCCCCCTGCTGCCGCTACGCat GTGGATTGAGAAAGTCAACCTGAAGGTGCGTGCCACCTGTGCCAACCCCCCTGAGCTGAAGGGTCGCAGGGTCAAGGACGTCCACATCTTCAAGGCCTGTCCCGGCGGGGAGAGCCTCCCCTCCTCGCCAACCATCACCACCACAAAACTCTCCAAGGCGCCCAAGTCCACCAAACCCAAACCGGCGCACCTCAACTACCCGCGGCAGGTCAAAATGCTCAAAGCCAGATCCAAACTCCGCAAGGGTCCGAACCCAACGCCCGCGGCAGCCAGGAAACCCACCCGGCGCAGGGTGGCTTGA
- the l3mbtl2 gene encoding lethal(3)malignant brain tumor-like protein 2 isoform X2: MVHRCFIHSCRNKKQPDRVFHRFPVGCPERLRVWLDALDIDINIPAHKLAHKYICQEHFKPTDYQESKYFPKCVRQFVGRHLKPDAVPSRSKHTSELPEESWDAAGKPPSKNATVLNKVTKAPPTVGVDASASGFDWGSYLERETSLAASVSCFRHAPLCSQWDDITVGMKVEVLNTNAVLPSKVYWIATVIQLAGYKALLRYEGFEHDSSHDFWCSLGSGELNPIGWCAMTSKLLVPPQDVQQNIPDWKEYLMKKLVGANTLPVDFYLKLAESMKFSFKPGMRVEVVDPKHVSRTRLAIVESVIGGRLRLLYSDQSDAPENMIADFWCHMWSPLLHPVGWSRRVGHDIKPPVKKTEVGGDGHPPCRKGQFDSTPLLFKKPRFVYMEGGFFEEGMKLEAIDPLNLGNICVTTVHKVLSEGYLMVGVDGANSLNGNDWFCYHASAHGILPIGFCEKNNIPLTVPPGYNSQTFTWAEYLKETNSKAAPARLFNTDYPGHGFSPNMKLEAVDLMEPRLVCVATVKRCVGRLLLIHFDGWEDEFDQWVDHQSPDIYPVGWCEVSGYQLQPPLGAVEPVEIPVARPKKTKPFVYGRKKKKNMKRRLSSLEHVECHSDEEAGQRRPLAQRPGVISPDAPQQLEGPGLLPKVPLIQPKTEPEEQEIFAVQVKVEEVEMETPIAPSTDPLQASPVPPPCLSLVKHEKDGAEQSTMGNAENHRNEPSKSHESETTEKGGEEQKTAEKKVTEDISDQIIQKSKNGRSDSEELIKKMDTGEESQGDESITEQGDRTAPEQSLSAENVEKNDEKEVEEQREEDDSMA; the protein is encoded by the exons ATGGTCCACAGGTGCTTTATTCACTCCTGTCGGAACAAGAAACAGCCGGATCGCGTTTTTCACCGATTTCCAGTCGGTTGTCCTGAGAGACTGAGGGTCTGGCTCGACGCTTTGGACATAGATATAAACATCCCGGCCCACAAGCTCGCCCACAAGTACATCTGCCAAGAACATTTCAAACCCACTGACTATCAGGAGTCCAAATATTTCCCCAAATGTGTGAGACAGTTCGTCGGACGGCACCTAAAGCCCGACGCCGTCCCGTCCAGGAGCAAACACACCTCCGAGCTCCCTGAGGAGTCATGGGACGCCGCC GGAAAGCCCCCGTCAAAAAACGCCACAGTGCTAAACAAGGTGACCAAGGCCCCTCCAACTGTCGGAGTGGATG CATCTGCATCAGGCTTCGACTGGGGCTCCTACCTGGAGAGGGAAACGTCTCTGGCTGCGTCTGTCTCCTGCTTCAGACAC GCTCCTCTTTGCTCCCAGTGGGACGACATCACGGTTGGGATGAAGGTGGAGGTCTTGAACACTAATGCAGTCCTGCCCAGTAAAGTCTACTGGATTGCCACCGTCATCCAGTTAGCAG GGTACAAAGCTCTGTTACGATACGAGGGCTTCGAACACGACAGCAGCCACGACTTCTGGTGCAGCCTCGGCTCAGGGGAGCTGAACCCGATCGGGTGGTGTGCCATGACGAGCAAACTGCTGGTGCCGCCGCAGG ATGTGCAGCAGAACATCCCAGACTGGAAAGAGTATCTGATGAAGAAGCTGGTGGGAGCAAACACGCTACCTGTTGACTTCTACCTCAAG CTCGCAGAGAGTATGAAGTTTTCATTCAAGCCGGGGATGCGTGTCGAGGTGGTCGACCCCAAACACGTGAGCCGGACCCGCCTGGCCATCGTGGAGTCGGTTATCGGCGGTCGTCTGCGGCTGCTGTACTCCGACCAGAGTGACGCCCCCGAGAACATGATCGCCGATTTCTGGTGCCACATGTGGAGCCCCCTGCTGCACCCGGTGGGCTGGTCCAGGAGAGTCGGTCACGACATCAAACCCCCCG TCAAGAAAACTGAAGTCGGTGGTGACGGCCACCCTCCGTGCCGAAAAGGTCAATTTGACAGCACGCCGCTGCTTTTCAAGAAG cccagGTTCGTCTACATGGAGGGAGGTTTCTTTGAGGAAGGAATGAAGCTGGAGGCCATTGACCCTCTCAATCTGGGAAACATCTGTGTGACCACAGTGCACAAG GTGCTGTCAGAGGGCTACCTGATGGTCGGTGTCGACGGCGCCAATTCGCTCAACGGCAACGACTGGTTCTGTTACCACGCCTCCGCTCACGGCATCCTTCCCATCGGCTTCTGCGAAAAGAATAACATCCCCCTCACCGTACCtccag GTTATAACTCGCAGACCTTCACCTGGGCTGAATACCTGAAGGAGACGAACTCTAAAGCTGCACCGGCTCGACTGTTCAACACT GACTATCCCGGCCACGGCTTCTCCCCCAACATGAAGCTGGAGGCAGTGGACCTGATGGAGCCCCGCCTGGTGTGTGTGGCCACCGTGAAGCGCTGCGTGGGCCGCCTGCTGCTCATCCACTTTGACGGCTGGGAGGACGAGTTTGACCAGTGGGTCGACCACCAGTCGCCCGACATCTACCCTGTCGGCTGGTGCGAGGTGTCCGGATACCAGCTGCAGCCGCCTCTCGGAGCAG TAGAACCAGTGGAAATCCCAGTGGCACGTCCAAAGAAAACCAAGCCATTTGTGTACGGGAGAAAGA AAAAGAAGAATATGAAGAGGAGACTGTCCTCGCTGGAGCACGTTGAGTGTCACTCTGATGAGGAAGCCGGTCAGAGGCGACCTCTTGCTCAGCGCCCCGGGGTGATCAGCCCTGACGCCCCCCAGCAGCTGGAAGGCCCAGGTCTTCTACCAAAAGTCCCTCTCATCCAGCCCAAGACTGagccagaggagcaggaga TCTTTGCAgtgcaggtgaaggtggaggaggtggagatggagacTCCCATTGCTCCTTCAACAGACCCTCTGCAAGCCTCTCCTGTCCCTCCACCGTGTCTTAGCCTGGTCAAACATGAGAAGgatggagcagagcagagcacgaTGGGAAACGCAGAAAACCACAGGAATGAGCCGAGCAAATCCCATGAGAGCGAAACTACAGAGAAAGGAGGGGAAGAGCAGAAAACGGCAGAAAAGAAAGTAACAGAGGACATTAGTGATCAAATCATACAGAAGAGTAAAAATGGAAGGAGTGACAGTGAAGAGTTGATAAAAAAGATGGACACTGGAGAGGAGAGCCAAGGAGATGAGAGCATCACCGAGCAGGGAGACAGGACAGCACCTGAGCAGAGTCTGTCTGCTGAAAATGTGGAGAAGAACGATGAGAAAGAGGTGGAGGAgcaaagagaggaggatgacagCATGGCTTAG